Proteins from a genomic interval of Gossypium hirsutum isolate 1008001.06 chromosome A09, Gossypium_hirsutum_v2.1, whole genome shotgun sequence:
- the LOC107889532 gene encoding transcription factor bHLH48 isoform X3, whose amino-acid sequence MESKAGTTETRSNITASDGEQVAALESLQFTDEFHRLILAPTSDNVTSLTALLELPASRALELLHSPASAKLIAAPAPSFEALKGNFLFPSNTTLIDQAARSSVFAGGVNNTNNKSNAPETTSNNSTLNLEKAVKSEPAETESSQPLVSDPAVEKRNFKRKDHEKKAKDSTKKSKTAANDSSVGPEMLPYVHVRARRGEATDSHSLAERARREKINARMKLLQELVPGCNKISGTALVLDEIINHVQSLQNQVEFLSMRLAAVNPRIDFNLNSIFTTESGSLPDNKFPSMVMPLIWPEVQVNGNKQQHQQQWQFDALQQPVWGREVCNNYITPENSLLSYDSSANSGFQWRLFCPILFGCI is encoded by the exons ATGGAGTCGAAGGCAGGGACGACGGAAACCAGATCCAACATAACGGCGTCGGACGGGGAGCAAGTTGCGGCACTCGAATCGCTACAATTTACAGACGAATTTCACCGTTTAATCTTGGCTCCGACATCTGACAATGTGACTTCTCTCACGGCTCTTCTTGAACTCCCGGCTTCACGAGCCCTTGAGCTTCTTCACTCTCCGGCTTCGGCTAAGCTTATCGCTGCTCCGGCTCCCAGCTTTGAAGCTTTAAAAGGaaactttctttttccttctaatACCACTTTGATTGATCAAGCTGCGAGGTCCTCTGTGTTTGCTGGAGGGGTTAACAACACCAATAACAAGAGCAACGCGCCTGAAACGACGTCGAACAATTCAACCTTGAATCTTGAGAAAGCAGTGAAGAGTGAGCCGGCGGAGACCGAGTCATCTCAGCCGTTGGTTTCTGATCCAGCGGTGGAGAAGCGGAATTTCAAGAGAAAGGATCACGAAAAGAAG GCTaaagattcaacgaagaaaagcAAAACTGCGGCGAATGATAGCTCAGTTGGCCCTGAAATGCTGCCCTATGTTCACGTTAGAGCTCGCCGGGGAGAAGCAACGGATAGCCATAGCTTAGCAGAGAGA GCAAGGAGAGAGAAGATTAATGCACGAATGAAGCTACTACAGGAGTTGGTACCTGGTTGCAATAAG ATTTCTGGTACAGCTTTGGTGTTGGATGAAATCATCAATCATGTGCAGTCCCTACAAAATCAAGTGGAG TTCTTATCAATGAGACTTGCTGCTGTGAACCCGAGAATTGATTTCAATCTCAACAGTATATTCACAACAGAA AGTGGATCTCTACCGGACAATAAATTCCCCAGTATGGTTATGCCTCTAATATGGCCTGAGGTTCAAGTCAATGGCAACAAACAACAGCATCAGCAGCAATGGCAATTTGATGCACTTCAGCAGCCTGTTTGGGGGAGAGAAGTCTGCAATAATTATATCACTCCAGAGAACTCACTTTTAAGTTATGACTCCTCAGCAAATTCAG GGTTTCAGTGGCGCCTGTTTTGTCCAATTCTGTTTGGTTGTATTTGA
- the LOC107889532 gene encoding transcription factor bHLH48 isoform X1, with product MESKAGTTETRSNITASDGEQVAALESLQFTDEFHRLILAPTSDNVTSLTALLELPASRALELLHSPASAKLIAAPAPSFEALKGNFLFPSNTTLIDQAARSSVFAGGVNNTNNKSNAPETTSNNSTLNLEKAVKSEPAETESSQPLVSDPAVEKRNFKRKDHEKKAKDSTKKSKTAANDSSVGPEMLPYVHVRARRGEATDSHSLAERARREKINARMKLLQELVPGCNKISGTALVLDEIINHVQSLQNQVEFLSMRLAAVNPRIDFNLNSIFTTESGSLPDNKFPSMVMPLIWPEVQVNGNKQQHQQQWQFDALQQPVWGREVCNNYITPENSLLSYDSSANSATLHANQTENGAMKSEVVPTVRLVERLL from the exons ATGGAGTCGAAGGCAGGGACGACGGAAACCAGATCCAACATAACGGCGTCGGACGGGGAGCAAGTTGCGGCACTCGAATCGCTACAATTTACAGACGAATTTCACCGTTTAATCTTGGCTCCGACATCTGACAATGTGACTTCTCTCACGGCTCTTCTTGAACTCCCGGCTTCACGAGCCCTTGAGCTTCTTCACTCTCCGGCTTCGGCTAAGCTTATCGCTGCTCCGGCTCCCAGCTTTGAAGCTTTAAAAGGaaactttctttttccttctaatACCACTTTGATTGATCAAGCTGCGAGGTCCTCTGTGTTTGCTGGAGGGGTTAACAACACCAATAACAAGAGCAACGCGCCTGAAACGACGTCGAACAATTCAACCTTGAATCTTGAGAAAGCAGTGAAGAGTGAGCCGGCGGAGACCGAGTCATCTCAGCCGTTGGTTTCTGATCCAGCGGTGGAGAAGCGGAATTTCAAGAGAAAGGATCACGAAAAGAAG GCTaaagattcaacgaagaaaagcAAAACTGCGGCGAATGATAGCTCAGTTGGCCCTGAAATGCTGCCCTATGTTCACGTTAGAGCTCGCCGGGGAGAAGCAACGGATAGCCATAGCTTAGCAGAGAGA GCAAGGAGAGAGAAGATTAATGCACGAATGAAGCTACTACAGGAGTTGGTACCTGGTTGCAATAAG ATTTCTGGTACAGCTTTGGTGTTGGATGAAATCATCAATCATGTGCAGTCCCTACAAAATCAAGTGGAG TTCTTATCAATGAGACTTGCTGCTGTGAACCCGAGAATTGATTTCAATCTCAACAGTATATTCACAACAGAA AGTGGATCTCTACCGGACAATAAATTCCCCAGTATGGTTATGCCTCTAATATGGCCTGAGGTTCAAGTCAATGGCAACAAACAACAGCATCAGCAGCAATGGCAATTTGATGCACTTCAGCAGCCTGTTTGGGGGAGAGAAGTCTGCAATAATTATATCACTCCAGAGAACTCACTTTTAAGTTATGACTCCTCAGCAAATTCAG CAACGTTGCATgcaaatcaaactgaaaatggAGCTATGAAGTCTGAAGTAGTTCCAACGGTTAGACTTGTGGAAAGATTGTTGTAG
- the LOC107889532 gene encoding transcription factor bHLH48 isoform X2 — protein sequence MESKAGTTETRSNITASDGEQVAALESLQFTDEFHRLILAPTSDNVTSLTALLELPASRALELLHSPASAKLIAAPAPSFEALKGNFLFPSNTTLIDQAARSSVFAGGVNNTNNKSNAPETTSNNSTLNLEKAVKSEPAETESSQPLVSDPAVEKRNFKRKDHEKKAKDSTKKSKTAANDSSVGPEMLPYVHVRARRGEATDSHSLAERARREKINARMKLLQELVPGCNKISGTALVLDEIINHVQSLQNQVEFLSMRLAAVNPRIDFNLNSIFTTESGSLPDNKFPSMVMPLIWPEVQVNGNKQQHQQQWQFDALQQPVWGREVCNNYITPENSLLSYDSSANSVAKLELFSSNGQWTTNKVVVVKFPRRLH from the exons ATGGAGTCGAAGGCAGGGACGACGGAAACCAGATCCAACATAACGGCGTCGGACGGGGAGCAAGTTGCGGCACTCGAATCGCTACAATTTACAGACGAATTTCACCGTTTAATCTTGGCTCCGACATCTGACAATGTGACTTCTCTCACGGCTCTTCTTGAACTCCCGGCTTCACGAGCCCTTGAGCTTCTTCACTCTCCGGCTTCGGCTAAGCTTATCGCTGCTCCGGCTCCCAGCTTTGAAGCTTTAAAAGGaaactttctttttccttctaatACCACTTTGATTGATCAAGCTGCGAGGTCCTCTGTGTTTGCTGGAGGGGTTAACAACACCAATAACAAGAGCAACGCGCCTGAAACGACGTCGAACAATTCAACCTTGAATCTTGAGAAAGCAGTGAAGAGTGAGCCGGCGGAGACCGAGTCATCTCAGCCGTTGGTTTCTGATCCAGCGGTGGAGAAGCGGAATTTCAAGAGAAAGGATCACGAAAAGAAG GCTaaagattcaacgaagaaaagcAAAACTGCGGCGAATGATAGCTCAGTTGGCCCTGAAATGCTGCCCTATGTTCACGTTAGAGCTCGCCGGGGAGAAGCAACGGATAGCCATAGCTTAGCAGAGAGA GCAAGGAGAGAGAAGATTAATGCACGAATGAAGCTACTACAGGAGTTGGTACCTGGTTGCAATAAG ATTTCTGGTACAGCTTTGGTGTTGGATGAAATCATCAATCATGTGCAGTCCCTACAAAATCAAGTGGAG TTCTTATCAATGAGACTTGCTGCTGTGAACCCGAGAATTGATTTCAATCTCAACAGTATATTCACAACAGAA AGTGGATCTCTACCGGACAATAAATTCCCCAGTATGGTTATGCCTCTAATATGGCCTGAGGTTCAAGTCAATGGCAACAAACAACAGCATCAGCAGCAATGGCAATTTGATGCACTTCAGCAGCCTGTTTGGGGGAGAGAAGTCTGCAATAATTATATCACTCCAGAGAACTCACTTTTAAGTTATGACTCCTCAGCAAATTCAG TAGCAAAGCTTGAACTATTCTCTTCAAATGGTCAATGGACAACCAACAAGGTGGTTGTTGTCAAGTTTCCTCGCAGATTGCATTGA
- the LOC107889532 gene encoding transcription factor bHLH48 isoform X4, whose amino-acid sequence MESKAGTTETRSNITASDGEQVAALESLQFTDEFHRLILAPTSDNVTSLTALLELPASRALELLHSPASAKLIAAPAPSFEALKGNFLFPSNTTLIDQAARSSVFAGGVNNTNNKSNAPETTSNNSTLNLEKAVKSEPAETESSQPLVSDPAVEKRNFKRKDHEKKAKDSTKKSKTAANDSSVGPEMLPYVHVRARRGEATDSHSLAERARREKINARMKLLQELVPGCNKISGTALVLDEIINHVQSLQNQVEFLSMRLAAVNPRIDFNLNSIFTTESGSLPDNKFPSMVMPLIWPEVQVNGNKQQHQQQWQFDALQQPVWGREVCNNYITPENSLLSYDSSANSVSS is encoded by the exons ATGGAGTCGAAGGCAGGGACGACGGAAACCAGATCCAACATAACGGCGTCGGACGGGGAGCAAGTTGCGGCACTCGAATCGCTACAATTTACAGACGAATTTCACCGTTTAATCTTGGCTCCGACATCTGACAATGTGACTTCTCTCACGGCTCTTCTTGAACTCCCGGCTTCACGAGCCCTTGAGCTTCTTCACTCTCCGGCTTCGGCTAAGCTTATCGCTGCTCCGGCTCCCAGCTTTGAAGCTTTAAAAGGaaactttctttttccttctaatACCACTTTGATTGATCAAGCTGCGAGGTCCTCTGTGTTTGCTGGAGGGGTTAACAACACCAATAACAAGAGCAACGCGCCTGAAACGACGTCGAACAATTCAACCTTGAATCTTGAGAAAGCAGTGAAGAGTGAGCCGGCGGAGACCGAGTCATCTCAGCCGTTGGTTTCTGATCCAGCGGTGGAGAAGCGGAATTTCAAGAGAAAGGATCACGAAAAGAAG GCTaaagattcaacgaagaaaagcAAAACTGCGGCGAATGATAGCTCAGTTGGCCCTGAAATGCTGCCCTATGTTCACGTTAGAGCTCGCCGGGGAGAAGCAACGGATAGCCATAGCTTAGCAGAGAGA GCAAGGAGAGAGAAGATTAATGCACGAATGAAGCTACTACAGGAGTTGGTACCTGGTTGCAATAAG ATTTCTGGTACAGCTTTGGTGTTGGATGAAATCATCAATCATGTGCAGTCCCTACAAAATCAAGTGGAG TTCTTATCAATGAGACTTGCTGCTGTGAACCCGAGAATTGATTTCAATCTCAACAGTATATTCACAACAGAA AGTGGATCTCTACCGGACAATAAATTCCCCAGTATGGTTATGCCTCTAATATGGCCTGAGGTTCAAGTCAATGGCAACAAACAACAGCATCAGCAGCAATGGCAATTTGATGCACTTCAGCAGCCTGTTTGGGGGAGAGAAGTCTGCAATAATTATATCACTCCAGAGAACTCACTTTTAAGTTATGACTCCTCAGCAAATTCAG TTTCATCTTAA
- the LOC107889530 gene encoding protein cornichon homolog 1 isoform X2, which translates to MAWDLIFWVVCFFINIALLASSFYQLLSLSDLEADHLNPFEASTRINSIVLPEFLLQGFLCISFLLTWHWFMFLFTLPIAAYHLMLYLNQKHLLDVTEIFRDLNTEKKYRFIKLAVYLLLFTVVLFRLVITAFNSLHDEVDVHAF; encoded by the exons ATGGCTTGGGATTTAATTTTCTGGGTTGTCTGTTTCTTCATCAACATTGCTCTTCTTGCTTCATCCTTCTATCAG TTGTTATCATTATCAGATCTTGAGGCTGATCATCTGAATCCTTTCGAAGCTTCGACTCGGATTAATTCGATTGTTCTCCCGGAGTTCCTTTTGCAAGGATTTCTCTGCATTTCTTTCCTGCTCACCTGGCATTGGTTCATGTTTCTTTTCACTCTTCCTATTGCTGCTTATCATCTCATGTT GTACTTGAATCAGAAGCATCTTCTTGATGTTACTGAGATTTTCAGAGATCTTAATACTGAGAAGAAATATCGTTTTATCAAGTTGGCCGTTTACTTATTGCTCTTCACTGTAGTTTTGTTCAG GCTAGTGATAACTGCGTTCAACTCTTTACATGATGAAGTTGATGTGCATGCATTTTGA
- the LOC107889530 gene encoding protein cornichon homolog 1 isoform X3, whose translation MAWDLIFWVVCFFINIALLASSFYQLLSLSDLEADHLNPFEASTRINSIVLPEFLLQGFLCISFLLTWHWFMFLFTLPIAAYHLMLYLNQKHLLDVTEIFRDLNTEKKYRFIKLAVYLLLFTVVLFSTLQLGGCHN comes from the exons ATGGCTTGGGATTTAATTTTCTGGGTTGTCTGTTTCTTCATCAACATTGCTCTTCTTGCTTCATCCTTCTATCAG TTGTTATCATTATCAGATCTTGAGGCTGATCATCTGAATCCTTTCGAAGCTTCGACTCGGATTAATTCGATTGTTCTCCCGGAGTTCCTTTTGCAAGGATTTCTCTGCATTTCTTTCCTGCTCACCTGGCATTGGTTCATGTTTCTTTTCACTCTTCCTATTGCTGCTTATCATCTCATGTT GTACTTGAATCAGAAGCATCTTCTTGATGTTACTGAGATTTTCAGAGATCTTAATACTGAGAAGAAATATCGTTTTATCAAGTTGGCCGTTTACTTATTGCTCTTCACTGTAGTTTTGTTCAG TACCCTACAGCTAGGAGGATGTCACAATTAA
- the LOC107889530 gene encoding protein cornichon homolog 1 isoform X4, translated as MAWDLIFWVVCFFINIALLASSFYQLLSLSDLEADHLNPFEASTRINSIVLPEFLLQGFLCISFLLTWHWFMFLFTLPIAAYHLMLYLNQKHLLDVTEIFRDLNTEKKYRFIKLAVYLLLFTVVLFS; from the exons ATGGCTTGGGATTTAATTTTCTGGGTTGTCTGTTTCTTCATCAACATTGCTCTTCTTGCTTCATCCTTCTATCAG TTGTTATCATTATCAGATCTTGAGGCTGATCATCTGAATCCTTTCGAAGCTTCGACTCGGATTAATTCGATTGTTCTCCCGGAGTTCCTTTTGCAAGGATTTCTCTGCATTTCTTTCCTGCTCACCTGGCATTGGTTCATGTTTCTTTTCACTCTTCCTATTGCTGCTTATCATCTCATGTT GTACTTGAATCAGAAGCATCTTCTTGATGTTACTGAGATTTTCAGAGATCTTAATACTGAGAAGAAATATCGTTTTATCAAGTTGGCCGTTTACTTATTGCTCTTCACTGTAGTTTTGTTCAG CTAG
- the LOC107889530 gene encoding protein cornichon homolog 1 isoform X1 encodes MAWDLIFWVVCFFINIALLASSFYQLLSLSDLEADHLNPFEASTRINSIVLPEFLLQGFLCISFLLTWHWFMFLFTLPIAAYHLMLYLNQKHLLDVTEIFRDLNTEKKYRFIKLAVYLLLFTVVLFRLLSASIFFFFTWKFEELDIRTSLFY; translated from the exons ATGGCTTGGGATTTAATTTTCTGGGTTGTCTGTTTCTTCATCAACATTGCTCTTCTTGCTTCATCCTTCTATCAG TTGTTATCATTATCAGATCTTGAGGCTGATCATCTGAATCCTTTCGAAGCTTCGACTCGGATTAATTCGATTGTTCTCCCGGAGTTCCTTTTGCAAGGATTTCTCTGCATTTCTTTCCTGCTCACCTGGCATTGGTTCATGTTTCTTTTCACTCTTCCTATTGCTGCTTATCATCTCATGTT GTACTTGAATCAGAAGCATCTTCTTGATGTTACTGAGATTTTCAGAGATCTTAATACTGAGAAGAAATATCGTTTTATCAAGTTGGCCGTTTACTTATTGCTCTTCACTGTAGTTTTGTTCAG ACTCCTTTCTGCAAGCATATTCTTTTTCTTCACATGGAAGTTTGAAGAATTAGACATTCGAACCTCTCTTTTCTACTAG